Genomic DNA from Hordeum vulgare subsp. vulgare chromosome 2H, MorexV3_pseudomolecules_assembly, whole genome shotgun sequence:
GATTGGACAGCAGATGCTGGCATAGCTAATATGTCCTGTGCCATAGCTGCTAGCGTTGGGTACTTTTCAGTATGATTCATCCACCAGTTTAGAATGTCAAACTCATCCTTTCTTGGAACTAGGCCCTCTTCAAGGTAGTCATCAAGTTCTGTAGATATCTGAGAGCCTGCTTGTTCATTGAGATGCTGATCCCAGTCTTCCAATGAATCATTATAATCGGCACCCAAAGCTGCACTATTTGAAGCTGTGCTTGGCCGATCCGTAGGGTTGCAGTATTCATTGAAGAGTTCCCGGACTGTGTCACGTATTTCAGATAAGTAGCTCTCTGAATTTGTGCCGAAAGCTCGTTTCAGACGAAACTCAATGAAACTGATTTTAAATCTAGGATCCAGAACAACAGGTATTGACAACGACAAGTATGAATTCTGCCAATACTCATGGAACGATTCCTGCAtctgcataaccaatctagaataTTCTCCATTACCATTTGATGCTTCTTCTTGCAACACTGTCCTCACTTTCCAAACCTCGTTGAAGTACATATTTGCTGTGACAGAGCTAGGGCAAGATATTACTTCAATGACACGATAAAACGTCCTCAAAATCTTGCAAATAGACTCAGCAACATTCATATCTTCTGGATTCAACACTTCTTCAGAAGGAAATGACTTCTTGAAATGCAAAATAACTTCAAGCCTGAAATAAAATTTGTGCCACCACTTAGCATCTTCCTGTGGACACTTCAAACTCATCTGTGAAACGACTTCCAGAAGCTGTTGTTgggctgaagctgaagatgcatgTGCCACAAAAAATTCCATGAGTACGTCACCAACAAAGCGAAGTATATCTGCTTGACCTGCAGAAACAACACTATTTAAGATGTCGTCCAGACAAGCAATGTTGTATAGCTTGCCTCTAATAGGAAGGCACTTCTTTTCTATGAGCATTTCCTTTAGCTTCACGGTATTTGCATTGTTCCTAACATCACCAACAGAAGTCAAGCTCAAAATCTTTTGATCAAGATTCCAGTCTCTAATTGCATCCCATATGACGTTGTATGATCCACTTTCAGACTCCGGGACAGAAGCCTCCTTGCAATATATTATCCTTTCCAAATTAGTAGGTGAAGACCAAAACATGCCAAATTTGATTATTACTCTGTGAACTTTCCAGTCATCACCAACAAAATGTGCCGTCAAACAGAGGTAATTTACTGTTGGATCAGATCCATCAGGAGTCCAGATGCTTGCTGACAGAGATACACGTCGGGAGGAAAGTGTAATTACATCCTTAATATTTACCTTTTCCTTCTGAAATAAAGCAATGCAATGATCTTCCACATCTTTATGAGAAACCATGCCAACCACAGGGTTGAGATTCTTTATGACTCTTCTCATTTCTTCATGCTCCACAAttgaaaaaggataagcatgtagAATTATCATTTTGGCTAGCTCTTGGTAAGATGTTTCCTGACAAAACTTCCCGGCACGCTTGTCAGTTGAAATGTTTGTAAATGAGGTTTTCTGTTTCTTCAGGCTTGCACCATCTGATGTTGGTGGGGTGTGTGCTGGCAACATTTGAATGGGCTGGACTATGGGGATGGTATGAGCAGAGGTACTAGTCCTGGGGAACTTGTTAGTGTATTCTGCAATCTGAACCTTCCCATTTGTCAAGGCGGGCGAGAGCTCATCATGCACCCTGGAGTCGAAACTAGGTGCACTCGAAGGCTCAAACAAAAACTTCTGATGATTGTGGATACTTTCAAGCCGTCCTGGACAGGTTAGGAGATGTCGACTAAGATGGCTCCTCCCTCCAAACTTATTTGCGCTGAGACGTTTTTGGCAGTGAATGCAATCTGCAGCCTGGAGTTTTCCCTCGACATAAATGGGCGTAAACTCCTTCCACACCTTCGACTTGAATCTGCTGGGAGTTGCTGAGCCGATGTCGTCAAGCGTCTCGGAAATAATCTGATTGACCGGGTCAATTGGTGAAACTGGACTATCTCCATTCAGCAAAACTGTGCACAAAATTTGAGTCATTCATCAGTTGTATGCCAGAGGTCAACTGTTCTGACAGTGATACATCCATGTGTGCAGATCCTAAGCTACACAATGCATGCCATGAGTAAACTCAACTCAACACGGTGAACGCGCTACGAGGCAGAACTGTAGCATACCATATGGGAAGTAGGAATCCTTCTGTTGCCTCTCCGCCGCGACCTCCGTCTTGCCCGGGCAGATCTTCTGGTGGCGCCACAGGTGGCTGGTGCCGTTGGAGTCCTTGCAGCTGAGCCGGTTGTGGCAATAGAGGCACTCAGCGAACTGGACCTTGCCGTCGAGGAAGATGGGCTTGTACTCCTCCCAGACCTTGGACCTCTTCTTGTGCTTGTACCTGAAGGCGCTGTTGTGAATCCCGGAACCGTACGACACCTCCGTCTTCATGATGTTGTCCACGTCCACGTCCACCTCCACCTCATGCTCCTCGGTATACTCCACGACCTGCGGGATCACAGCATGCTCTATCTCCATGGCTGCACAGTACACATGAATTTAGTCTTGCCTGCTACTAGCAACCTAGCATACAGCTACGTCGAACAGAGCAGGCTAAACAGCTAGTACAAAAATACAAGATCTGCAGGTAGATGGCGCTCGGGCTACAGGAATCGGCGCAAAAAATTCCCCCAAATCCTACACATTTGGGATGGGGAAATACTGATGGATCGCATCGACTGCGGTTTCTAGAGACCCCCAAATCGTCAGATTAAACGCGCATGAGTAACCCAGATCGAGGAATTGCAGGAGAAATCGAGGGGGAGAGGTCACCTGAGATGGAGATCGCCGGGGGAGCCTTGCGAGGGCCGGGGAGGGGAGATTCCGGGCACGATTAGGGCATCGAGTTGGGTCTGCGGGCGGGCGGTGGGTGGGTGGGTAGACCCAGTTCGTCGATTTGGGCTGGGTACAGGGCTCGCTCGTTCTATCAAGACGGGCTCAAGTGGGCTTCTTGTTATCGCTTTTGATGTGGGCTGGGTAAAGGGGAAAATCCTATATGACGCTTACTGCGTTAAAATATCGGTCTTTCGAACAGACCATCCCTTGAAGCGAGCGAACTTTTCCAACCGTTTTTTTCCCGTTTTGAGAACTTTCTAGAAGATTCCTGAACCGGTTTTACTTTaattttcgttttcttttttctttattttttcgtttctttttaaaaatgttctggattttcaaaaaatgtttcggaatttaaaaaatgttctgaaaTTTCGATAAAAtgttctgaaacgtttgagacatgtgaatcatgcctgttggtgtaaatgcatgaagaaacttcatgcaAATGAATCGTTttgactcactcgattttgaatcacttaaggCACGCAAATCATGAACAAGATAACTGAAGACCTCATTTTTCAATGAGATGGAACACGAAAGTAACTTATtgaaagtaatacattttttgtgtatgcagtccaatgagtgctgaggcacgtagtggataccgttatgttcttacttcacacatgatttgagtagatactagtatatttgcttgatgaaacacatgtctgaattattgaaaggttcaagtaatttcagagtgatgttgaagatcgtcgtgacaaaagAATAATATGTCTATGATATAATCGTAGAGATAAATacatgagttgcgagtttggtatggtGCAACTTTAGTATTCTATTGTGCTACTTTTGATGCTATATGGTGCAACTTTAgtatgatatgatcgtagagataaaatgtctatgatatgatcgtcgTGACGAATTTTTTATGCCAACTTTTGGTGCTATATGGTGCAACTTCAGTATTCTATTGTGCAACTTTAGTACTACaagttgcatttatttcaaaaccATTTGTAGGAGTTGTATGATCTAAATTCACATGAGGTTACAACCTAGCAACCATGAAAACTTGATATGCAACAAAATTTACTGTCCCGGCCATAGTTAAAAAAGACACGCCTAAGCGACGCTTAAGTGCGCCTAGGCTCTAGGCGATAGCAAAACGCGTAGCGCATAACTGTGCATAATTGCACATGAGCATGCGCTTTGGTCAGAAAAGCGCAAGGCAGTGGCAAAACGCACAATTAATGCCTAGTGCTTTTTTGAACTATGATCCCGACCAACTATGTAGTAGTTCATGTGCAACCCTTGTCCCTACTTGTGGATGTATAGTTTTTTATACACTTGATAAACCCCGCCCCATCTTTCCCTATCAATGATATGTGCAACTTAGTTTGTTGTTTGAACCAACTTTTTATTACTTGTTGTGCAACTTATTTTCCTTCCTACTTGTGGATGTGTAGTTTTAGTTGGCGGGGGCAACAAACGGAGTTGCACAAAGTCTGTTAGGCAGTTGGTCGTACCAACATATAAAGTTGCACATCTCACACTCATGGGATAGTGAAAAGTTACATATTCATGAGGTAGTAAAGTTGCATATAAACGGGGGCGCTAAAGTTGCACATCCCACTACAGGGGTGGTTCGGAGTGCTAGTAGGGAAATTATACATCCATGAGGTATGAGCGATAGTTGCACATCATTGACAAACAGTTGGCAGTGACAATATCTGAAGTTGCACATCCACTGATAGACAGTTGGCCGATGCAGCAAACAGTGAAAGCGCAACCACAGACATTAGAGAAGTTGCACATGAACTACTAGGCAGTTGCCCTGGACAAAACACGAATTTAAACATCTCACTAGGAGGAGGTATAGTTTGGGATGGATGTGCCATTAATGAAAACTACATTTTCATGGGGTAGGCAAAAAGTTACACATCCACTTCTAGGCAGTTGCACAAAACGGAGGCTAAATTGCACATATTTTTTTATTGAAACATACTCATATGGGATCTAATTTAGAAGATCTCATCGTGAAAATTCAACGATGAAGGTGGATCTGAATTCCGAAGCGCGGTTTGAAAGATATGTCTTTTTCAAAATTCGAAAAACCCTAATTAAGTGCATTTACACCTGTTCACATGGCTGGTTTGCATTTACTTTTTACTTTTTCTATTCACACATACTTACAGGTATTCATTTTTTTTAATATGAACTTAGAAGACAAACTGTTTCTATTTATAAATTATTAAaaggataaaatattttttataaactaGGGGACTAAATATTTTCCATTTTTGTCTGACCGTTCGGGGCGGCCGGCTGCTCGCTAGACCAgtccttagagcatcttcaacaaccGCGTAAAAAGGCGCGCGCGGTAAACCCACATACATTTATGTACACAATTAATGTTGGATCAagcaccacccaaaatatatATGGCTACGCCGAGGATGTATTCTAAGTTCCTAGGAGTACTTCACACACTGAATCAATTGCAGCTCGGCGTGGGCATGGTCTATCAGGCCCGGATATCTCATAATACAGATCAACAAGAATGAATAATACGCCACAATGCTTTGAAAACACACAAGGATATATATAAATGATGCAGCCTCAGAGGTTGAGGAACCGCAGGTAGTGGTCGAAGATGTAGTCGACGATGACCTTGTAGGCCCGCTGCGTGGGGTGGTAGCTGTCGAAGAAGACATGCTCCGACACGTCGTCGCACACCGGCAAGAACCTGGCGTCGCACAGCACGGCCACCTCGGCCGTCCCGGTGCCGCAGCACCCCTTCTTGGTCTCGCTGAACCCGTACCGCGCCCCGTTGTCCACCAGGTCCTGGATCACGGTGTAGATGTCGATGTACACGAGGGTGGGGAACCCGGCCGGGTCCTCCTCCCCCAGCCGGCGGATCAGCCCCTGCACCCTCGCGTTGTAGAGCCGCGCGGCGGCGTTGCGCTCCGCcacgcagccgccgccgccgcccatggCCCGCTGCGACGGCACGCACCCGATGGGCGGGAGGCCCACGAAGCCGACCCGCTTGGCGCCCCGCGCGCTCACGTTGCGGAGGAACGACTCGACGCCGACGAGGAGCAGGTCCACGTAGGCGGGGACGTCGTAGTGGGCGCTCCGGAACGGCGTGGTGTAGTAGGTGTTGGCGATGTCGTCCGTGCCCGCGCACACCACGAACAGCGCGCCGTCGATGACCCGCCGCGTCCCCTCCTCGCCGGCGATGCCCACCAGCTTGCCACGGTACTCGTCGAAGTAGGCCAGCTGCTGCTCCAGCGAGATCACGTTCTGGAATTGCATCGAGACTGATATGAGAATGATCACTGGCCCGATCGAGAGCACAAGAATACGAGTTGACAGAAAATAAAATTGTTTACCACGATGATCGGGGTGAGAGGATCGAATCCGGTGGCGCCGGACGCGAAGCTGACGCCGGTGAGAAGGTCCTCGGGGGTGTGCTCCACACCCAGGTACGGAGGAAGTAGTTGCTTCACGTTAAGGCCCTGGGCTGAAATTCGGTCCATTTAAAACATGAGTAAAGTTGctgctgtttttttttttttttttttttttttttttttttgctttgcaAAAAAACATGTATAGCATGGGAGCATTATCATCGATAATGCAAAAATCCGTATAATATAAAGGCAGTGATCTGCGTCGGTGCGTCGGCCTAAAACACTCGGTCA
This window encodes:
- the LOC123427935 gene encoding zinc finger BED domain-containing protein RICESLEEPER 1-like codes for the protein MEIEHAVIPQVVEYTEEHEVEVDVDVDNIMKTEVSYGSGIHNSAFRYKHKKRSKVWEEYKPIFLDGKVQFAECLYCHNRLSCKDSNGTSHLWRHQKICPGKTEVAAERQQKDSYFPYVLLNGDSPVSPIDPVNQIISETLDDIGSATPSRFKSKVWKEFTPIYVEGKLQAADCIHCQKRLSANKFGGRSHLSRHLLTCPGRLESIHNHQKFLFEPSSAPSFDSRVHDELSPALTNGKVQIAEYTNKFPRTSTSAHTIPIVQPIQMLPAHTPPTSDGASLKKQKTSFTNISTDKRAGKFCQETSYQELAKMIILHAYPFSIVEHEEMRRVIKNLNPVVGMVSHKDVEDHCIALFQKEKVNIKDVITLSSRRVSLSASIWTPDGSDPTVNYLCLTAHFVGDDWKVHRVIIKFGMFWSSPTNLERIIYCKEASVPESESGSYNVIWDAIRDWNLDQKILSLTSVGDVRNNANTVKLKEMLIEKKCLPIRGKLYNIACLDDILNSVVSAGQADILRFVGDVLMEFFVAHASSASAQQQLLEVVSQMSLKCPQEDAKWWHKFYFRLEVILHFKKSFPSEEVLNPEDMNVAESICKILRTFYRVIEVISCPSSVTANMYFNEVWKVRTVLQEEASNGNGEYSRLVMQMQESFHEYWQNSYLSLSIPVVLDPRFKISFIEFRLKRAFGTNSESYLSEIRDTVRELFNEYCNPTDRPSTASNSAALGADYNDSLEDWDQHLNEQAGSQISTELDDYLEEGLVPRKDEFDILNWWMNHTEKYPTLAAMAQDILAMPASAVQSEAAFSSSGPVIPKHYSTLSIKTIEALVCARDWMR
- the LOC123427938 gene encoding GDSL esterase/lipase EXL3-like, translated to MHTSTAMRRTCRTALVAAAVVVVALATAPAVCESQTTKQQQQQQKKKGPLVTAVIVFGDSIMDPGNNNGLHTLVKANHAPYGKDFANHEPTGRFSNGLIPTDFMAQGLNVKQLLPPYLGVEHTPEDLLTGVSFASGATGFDPLTPIIVNVISLEQQLAYFDEYRGKLVGIAGEEGTRRVIDGALFVVCAGTDDIANTYYTTPFRSAHYDVPAYVDLLLVGVESFLRNVSARGAKRVGFVGLPPIGCVPSQRAMGGGGGCVAERNAAARLYNARVQGLIRRLGEEDPAGFPTLVYIDIYTVIQDLVDNGARYGFSETKKGCCGTGTAEVAVLCDARFLPVCDDVSEHVFFDSYHPTQRAYKVIVDYIFDHYLRFLNL